One Methylophaga marina DNA window includes the following coding sequences:
- a CDS encoding lytic transglycosylase: MISDYKTLEPDTERQLRWFIDHQDYVGRVVERARPYLYHIVEEVNKRNMPMEVALLPVVESGFKPMAYSPSHASGLWQFIPGTGQVYGLEQNWWYDGRRDVVKSTQAALNYLEKLHNDFGDWQLALAAYNCGEGTVGRAIKKNQEQGKPTDFWSLDLPRETSAYVPRLMAVSHMVKYPERYELELSPIDNKPFFGQVNVGSQIDLAMAAKLAGITEKQMHQLNPAFNRWATAPHGDHKLVLPLEKIPTFKAALAKTPASQRVQWARHEIKRGESLSVIASNYDTTVEVIKQANKLGSTQIRAGKNLLIPVASHDVSQLALKKAQRNLSAAKTKKTTYIVKAGDTWWDIARKNNTDVQSLTKQNKKSARDILHAGQKLVITTTAEDIRKSVNYTIKNGDSLWAISRKFNVSVADVKEWNGLSDRSTLQPGQNLKLYIDET, translated from the coding sequence GTGATTTCTGATTACAAAACCTTAGAACCAGATACCGAGCGTCAACTTCGCTGGTTCATTGATCATCAGGACTATGTCGGCCGAGTGGTAGAACGAGCCAGACCTTATCTCTATCACATTGTTGAAGAAGTCAACAAACGCAACATGCCTATGGAGGTTGCGTTGTTACCTGTCGTGGAAAGCGGTTTTAAGCCGATGGCTTACTCACCTAGTCATGCATCCGGTTTATGGCAGTTTATCCCCGGTACCGGACAGGTTTACGGCTTGGAACAAAATTGGTGGTATGACGGCAGACGTGATGTTGTTAAGTCAACACAGGCCGCCCTCAATTATCTTGAAAAACTGCATAATGATTTCGGTGACTGGCAGCTTGCTCTCGCAGCCTATAACTGCGGTGAAGGTACCGTTGGCCGCGCTATTAAGAAGAATCAGGAACAAGGTAAGCCGACTGATTTCTGGTCACTGGATCTACCAAGAGAAACCTCGGCCTATGTACCTCGCTTAATGGCCGTCAGCCATATGGTGAAATATCCTGAACGCTATGAGCTAGAACTTAGCCCAATCGATAACAAGCCTTTCTTTGGGCAAGTTAATGTTGGCTCACAAATCGATCTAGCCATGGCAGCCAAGCTGGCTGGTATCACTGAAAAACAAATGCATCAACTCAATCCAGCATTTAATCGCTGGGCAACCGCCCCACATGGCGATCATAAGTTAGTACTGCCGCTGGAAAAAATCCCCACATTTAAGGCAGCTCTGGCTAAAACACCAGCATCACAGCGTGTGCAATGGGCTCGCCATGAAATCAAACGCGGTGAATCACTCAGTGTCATTGCCAGCAACTATGACACAACTGTTGAAGTGATTAAACAAGCCAACAAGCTGGGTAGCACACAAATTAGGGCAGGCAAAAACTTACTTATCCCAGTGGCATCGCATGATGTCAGCCAGCTAGCGTTGAAAAAAGCACAACGGAATCTGTCAGCAGCTAAAACCAAAAAAACGACTTACATTGTTAAAGCCGGTGACACTTGGTGGGATATCGCACGGAAAAACAATACCGATGTGCAATCTCTGACTAAACAGAATAAAAAGTCCGCCAGAGATATTCTGCATGCAGGTCAAAAACTCGTTATCACTACAACTGCTGAAGATATTAGAAAGTCAGTTAACTATACCATCAAAAATGGCGACTCTCTCTGGGCAATATCACGCAAGTTCAATGTCAGTGTGGCTGATGTGAAAGAGTGGAATGGTTTAAGTGATCGTTCAACATTACAGCCTGGCCAGAATTTGAAACTGTATATAGACGAAACCTGA
- a CDS encoding ABC transporter substrate-binding protein has product MLLSFSVTIHAQVTQTDDDLALEKVSLQLKWKYQFQFAGYIAAVEKGFYKEQGLDVELRPRQSELNVVDEVVNDKADYGIGGIGILSQYANGSPIKALAAIFQHDALVFMSQAESGIVSPYEMVGKRVMFDGTSGNDAILRTLLNDAGIQLKDINIIPQQMSINSLLNDEVDVISGYITDQPYAFLQKKFPINIINPRNYGFDFYGDILFTSDDELKNYPGRAQRMLKASLKGWQYALEHSEEMIHIIKEKYGAEQSLSRLRFEARETKKLILPELIPLGSIETPRLKRIADIYTQLGVTPALSEKALNHFIHQPSTTLSLTEAEQAWLQAHPVIKVGVDKNFAPYEWVNDDGEYVGIAAEYINLLEERLGVRFDIISDHSWDELMTMAQQNELDMLACLNETPEREQYLNFTDPYIQNPVVIINTDINGYVGALKNLAGKTVAIEKGNFSNTLLSDDYPEITLLFTDTPRQALEKVARGEADAYIGDAAYANYQIKNNDLINLQFAGQTQARAVYRMGVVENQPELLSIINKVLGQLSEKEKKKLNHNGWASKSLPALN; this is encoded by the coding sequence TTGCTACTGAGCTTTTCAGTCACAATTCATGCCCAAGTTACTCAGACAGACGATGACCTGGCGTTAGAAAAAGTAAGCTTGCAACTGAAATGGAAATATCAATTTCAGTTTGCTGGTTATATTGCTGCCGTAGAAAAAGGCTTTTATAAAGAACAAGGTTTGGACGTTGAGCTACGACCTCGTCAGTCTGAGTTAAACGTCGTTGATGAAGTCGTCAATGACAAAGCTGATTATGGCATCGGTGGTATCGGTATTTTGTCTCAATATGCGAATGGTTCTCCAATAAAAGCATTAGCTGCTATCTTTCAGCATGATGCTTTAGTCTTTATGAGCCAAGCCGAGTCCGGCATTGTCAGCCCATATGAAATGGTGGGTAAACGCGTCATGTTTGATGGTACCAGCGGTAACGATGCCATCTTGAGGACCTTATTGAATGATGCCGGCATTCAACTCAAAGATATCAATATTATCCCTCAACAAATGAGTATAAACAGTCTGCTTAATGATGAAGTCGATGTCATTTCAGGCTATATCACCGATCAGCCCTATGCGTTTTTACAGAAAAAGTTTCCCATCAACATCATCAATCCGCGTAACTACGGGTTTGATTTCTATGGTGATATTTTATTTACCAGCGATGATGAGCTGAAAAACTACCCTGGCCGTGCACAACGCATGCTCAAAGCATCACTGAAAGGCTGGCAGTATGCGCTTGAGCACAGTGAGGAAATGATTCATATCATCAAAGAAAAATACGGTGCAGAGCAGAGTCTATCTCGACTACGGTTTGAAGCAAGAGAAACAAAGAAGTTGATCTTACCTGAATTAATCCCCCTCGGAAGCATCGAAACACCTCGCCTTAAACGCATTGCTGATATTTATACTCAACTGGGTGTTACGCCCGCACTTTCTGAAAAGGCGCTCAACCACTTCATACACCAACCTAGTACAACCTTATCACTGACAGAAGCGGAACAAGCCTGGTTGCAGGCACATCCGGTGATTAAAGTCGGTGTAGATAAAAACTTCGCTCCTTACGAGTGGGTGAATGATGATGGTGAATATGTCGGTATTGCAGCTGAATATATTAACCTGCTTGAAGAAAGACTCGGCGTTAGATTTGACATCATTTCCGACCATAGCTGGGATGAGTTGATGACTATGGCTCAGCAAAATGAACTTGACATGTTGGCATGCTTAAATGAGACGCCAGAGCGAGAACAATACCTCAACTTTACCGATCCTTATATTCAAAATCCCGTCGTCATCATTAACACAGATATCAACGGTTATGTTGGCGCACTGAAAAACCTGGCAGGTAAAACGGTTGCCATTGAAAAAGGTAATTTCAGTAATACCTTATTGAGTGATGACTACCCAGAAATTACCTTACTGTTTACCGACACGCCCAGACAGGCATTGGAAAAAGTGGCTCGGGGTGAGGCTGATGCTTATATTGGTGATGCAGCCTATGCCAACTATCAAATTAAAAACAATGATCTGATAAACCTTCAATTTGCTGGACAAACACAAGCACGTGCCGTCTACCGGATGGGTGTCGTCGAAAACCAACCTGAGTTATTGAGTATCATCAATAAAGTGCTGGGACAGCTCTCTGAAAAAGAAAAAAAGAAATTGAATCACAATGGCTGGGCATCAAAGTCACTCCCGGCCCTCAATTAA
- the trmL gene encoding tRNA (uridine(34)/cytosine(34)/5-carboxymethylaminomethyluridine(34)-2'-O)-methyltransferase TrmL, protein MLHVALYEPEIPPNTGNIIRLCANAGASLHLIEPLGFVIDDKRLRRAGLDYHEFAHVTVHKNFDEFIAWSDSRRIFACTTKATQHHHQVSYIDEDILLFGPESRGLPDNVLNQVQDSQKIRIPMLPDSRSLNLSNATAIILYQAWEQLDFAGAKRF, encoded by the coding sequence GTGCTGCACGTTGCTCTCTACGAGCCCGAGATTCCACCCAACACGGGCAATATTATTCGTTTATGCGCCAACGCTGGCGCCAGTCTTCACCTGATAGAACCACTTGGTTTTGTGATTGATGATAAACGTTTACGGCGTGCCGGTCTGGATTATCATGAATTTGCTCATGTCACCGTCCATAAAAACTTTGATGAATTCATAGCATGGAGCGACAGCAGACGAATTTTTGCCTGCACCACAAAAGCGACACAACATCACCATCAAGTCAGCTACATCGATGAAGACATTTTGTTATTTGGTCCTGAGTCGCGCGGCTTACCTGATAATGTTTTGAATCAAGTACAAGACAGTCAGAAAATACGCATTCCAATGCTTCCTGATAGCCGAAGTTTGAACCTGTCTAATGCGACGGCCATCATCTTATACCAGGCATGGGAACAGCTCGACTTTGCCGGAGCAAAACGGTTCTGA